The proteins below are encoded in one region of Candidatus Zymogenus saltonus:
- the tatA gene encoding twin-arginine translocase TatA/TatE family subunit, with product MFGLGIPELLIILVIVVIIFGASRLPEIGNGVGKGIKNLKKALKGEDEIDVSPKKKSDSEKKA from the coding sequence ATGTTTGGATTGGGTATTCCAGAGCTTCTGATTATCCTTGTAATCGTCGTAATTATCTTCGGCGCCAGCAGGCTCCCGGAGATAGGGAACGGTGTCGGCAAGGGGATAAAAAACCTAAAGAAGGCCCTCAAGGGAGAAGACGAGATCGACGTATCCCCCAAGAAGAAAAGCGATTCTGAAAAAAAGGCCTGA